The following are encoded in a window of Leeia aquatica genomic DNA:
- the groL gene encoding chaperonin GroEL (60 kDa chaperone family; promotes refolding of misfolded polypeptides especially under stressful conditions; forms two stacked rings of heptamers to form a barrel-shaped 14mer; ends can be capped by GroES; misfolded proteins enter the barrel where they are refolded when GroES binds): protein MAAKQVKFHDEARAKMVVGVNVLADAVKVTLGPKGRNVVLDRSFGAPTITKDGVSVAKEIELKDKFENMGAQMVKEVASKTSDVAGDGTTTATVLAQAIVQEGMKYVAAGMNPMDLKRGIDKAVAALVEQLKGISKPTTTSKEIAQVGSISANSDESIGKIIADAMDKVGKEGVITVEDGKSLDNELDVVEGMQFDRGYLSPYFINNPEKQIAALDNPFILLFDKKISNIRDLLPLLEQVAKSGRPLLIIAEDVEGEALATLVVNTMRGILKVVAVKAPGFGDRRKAMLEDIAILTGGTVIAEEVGLSLEKATLAELGQAKRVEVGKELTTVIDGIGQADAIQARVGQIDRQIEEATSDYDREKLQERKAKLAGGVAVIKVGAATEVEMKEKKARVEDALHATRAAVEEGIVPGGGVALLRARANLGKVETINGDQEAGVKIVLKAIEAPLRQIVSNAGDEPSVVIAKVLEGKGNFGYNAGSSEYGDMVEMGVLDPTKVTRSALQFAASVAGLMLTTDAMVAELPEDKPAGGMPGGMGGMGGMDGMM, encoded by the coding sequence ATGGCTGCAAAACAAGTTAAGTTCCACGACGAAGCCCGTGCCAAGATGGTGGTGGGTGTCAACGTTCTGGCCGACGCCGTCAAGGTGACCCTGGGCCCGAAGGGCCGCAATGTGGTGCTGGACCGCTCCTTCGGCGCCCCGACCATCACCAAGGACGGTGTGTCGGTGGCCAAGGAAATCGAACTGAAGGACAAGTTCGAAAACATGGGCGCCCAGATGGTCAAGGAAGTGGCTTCCAAGACCTCCGACGTGGCCGGTGACGGTACCACCACCGCGACGGTGCTGGCACAAGCCATCGTGCAGGAAGGCATGAAGTACGTGGCCGCCGGCATGAACCCGATGGACCTGAAGCGCGGTATCGACAAGGCTGTGGCTGCCCTGGTTGAACAACTGAAGGGCATCAGCAAGCCGACCACCACCTCCAAGGAAATCGCCCAGGTGGGTTCCATTTCCGCCAACAGCGACGAGTCGATCGGCAAGATCATCGCCGACGCAATGGACAAAGTGGGCAAGGAAGGCGTGATTACCGTTGAAGACGGCAAGAGCCTGGACAACGAGCTGGACGTGGTGGAAGGCATGCAGTTCGACCGCGGCTACCTGTCCCCGTACTTCATCAACAACCCGGAAAAGCAGATCGCAGCGCTGGACAACCCGTTCATCCTGCTGTTCGACAAGAAGATCAGCAACATCCGTGACCTGCTGCCGCTGCTGGAGCAAGTGGCCAAGTCCGGCCGTCCGCTGCTGATCATCGCTGAAGACGTGGAAGGCGAAGCCTTGGCCACGCTGGTGGTGAACACCATGCGCGGCATCCTGAAGGTGGTGGCTGTCAAGGCTCCGGGCTTCGGCGACCGCCGCAAGGCCATGCTGGAAGACATCGCCATCCTGACCGGCGGCACCGTGATCGCTGAAGAAGTGGGCCTGTCGCTGGAAAAGGCAACCCTGGCTGAACTGGGTCAAGCCAAGCGCGTGGAAGTGGGCAAGGAACTGACCACCGTGATCGACGGCATTGGCCAGGCCGACGCTATCCAGGCTCGCGTGGGTCAAATCGATCGCCAGATCGAAGAAGCCACCAGCGACTACGACCGCGAAAAGCTGCAGGAACGCAAGGCCAAGCTGGCCGGCGGCGTGGCTGTGATCAAGGTTGGCGCAGCCACCGAAGTTGAAATGAAGGAAAAGAAGGCTCGCGTGGAAGACGCGCTGCACGCCACCCGCGCTGCAGTTGAAGAAGGCATCGTGCCGGGCGGTGGTGTGGCCCTGCTGCGTGCCCGCGCCAACCTGGGCAAGGTGGAAACCATTAACGGTGACCAGGAAGCCGGCGTGAAGATCGTGCTGAAGGCGATCGAAGCCCCGCTGCGCCAGATCGTTTCCAACGCCGGCGACGAGCCGAGCGTGGTGATCGCCAAGGTGCTGGAAGGCAAGGGTAACTTCGGTTACAACGCCGGTTCCAGCGAATACGGCGACATGGTGGAAATGGGCGTGCTGGATCCGACCAAGGTCACCCGCTCCGCACTGCAGTTCGCTGCCTCTGTGGCTGGCCTGATGCTGACCACCGACGCCATGGTGGCCGAACTGCCGGAAGACAAGCCGGCTGGCGGCATGCCGGGTGGCATGGGCGGTATGGGTGGCATGGACGGCATGATGTAA